In a single window of the Hoyosella subflava DQS3-9A1 genome:
- a CDS encoding MarR family winged helix-turn-helix transcriptional regulator, with amino-acid sequence MATTTVDLTFLDEQVLRLFRALRRPGFRSRVLEGVPEIPGVGDLRVLRSVERHEARGESPSIGVVASELEVEQSTASRAVNAVIARGLLTKTSCPDDQRRTRLRLTAKGVTALNKATENRAALLAEITDAWSDDERRTLSALLSRLADGYDQIEATYGAR; translated from the coding sequence ATGGCCACGACGACAGTCGACTTGACGTTCCTCGACGAGCAGGTGCTCCGCCTCTTCCGCGCGTTGCGCCGGCCTGGTTTTCGCAGCCGCGTGCTCGAAGGCGTCCCGGAGATCCCCGGGGTTGGGGACCTGCGGGTTCTGCGCTCAGTTGAACGTCACGAAGCGCGAGGCGAAAGTCCGTCCATTGGAGTCGTGGCGTCCGAACTAGAAGTCGAGCAGTCGACAGCAAGCCGAGCGGTGAACGCCGTGATAGCTCGAGGACTTCTGACCAAGACTTCGTGCCCTGACGATCAGCGGCGCACCCGGCTGCGTCTGACAGCGAAAGGCGTCACAGCGCTGAACAAGGCCACCGAGAACCGTGCCGCATTGCTGGCCGAGATCACGGACGCGTGGTCTGACGATGAGCGCCGCACCTTGAGTGCTCTGCTCAGCCGATTAGCCGACGGTTATGACCAGATAGAGGCGACGTATGGCGCACGCTGA
- a CDS encoding DUF2218 domain-containing protein, whose product MPESVAYVATDRAERYLKQLASHFGHKVPVVREGPHAEFSFDMGYGVADASRGYLVLTAQARSANDLVSVQDILARHLAEFGERDGLTVSWSPAIAA is encoded by the coding sequence ATGCCTGAATCGGTTGCCTACGTCGCCACAGACCGCGCTGAGCGCTACCTGAAGCAGCTCGCCAGCCACTTCGGGCACAAAGTCCCCGTCGTCCGCGAAGGGCCGCACGCGGAATTCAGTTTCGACATGGGCTACGGTGTGGCCGACGCCAGCCGGGGCTACTTGGTTCTCACCGCCCAAGCGCGCTCAGCCAATGACCTCGTGAGCGTCCAAGACATCCTCGCTCGCCACCTCGCCGAATTTGGTGAACGCGACGGTTTGACGGTCTCCTGGTCACCCGCCATCGCGGCCTGA
- a CDS encoding cation diffusion facilitator family transporter, producing MTAEHGHGHGHGGVRNAVREFFVPHSHDHADRVDDALTSSQIGIRAVKISLVALGATALLQLVIVVISGSVALFADTVHNFADAMTAVPLWIAFVLGRRAATRKFNYGYGRAEDLAGLFIVAMIALSALIAGFESIRRLINPVAISHIPWVAAAGVIGFIGNELVAMYRIRVGRRIGSAALVADGYHARTDGFTSLAVVAGAAGAALGYDLADPIVGLLITAAIVAILFASGREVLRRLLDGIDPSIYDTALDALRAAPDTSEVRSLRIRWIGHEMHAETEVDIAPECTLAEAHEIAHRAERRIKEALPRVSAAVVHAYPAHGRVRGSSGRSGRDGG from the coding sequence ATGACCGCGGAGCACGGCCACGGGCACGGGCATGGCGGAGTACGGAACGCGGTGCGCGAGTTTTTCGTGCCGCATAGCCATGATCATGCGGACCGGGTTGATGACGCTCTGACGTCCAGCCAGATCGGCATACGCGCAGTCAAAATCAGTCTCGTTGCTCTCGGCGCTACCGCGCTGCTCCAGTTAGTCATCGTTGTCATCTCAGGTTCTGTCGCACTTTTCGCCGACACGGTCCACAACTTCGCTGACGCGATGACAGCGGTGCCGCTTTGGATCGCATTTGTGCTGGGCAGGCGGGCAGCCACCCGGAAGTTCAACTACGGCTACGGCCGCGCCGAGGACCTGGCCGGACTTTTCATTGTGGCGATGATTGCGCTGTCCGCGCTGATCGCGGGATTTGAGTCAATTCGCCGGTTGATAAATCCAGTGGCAATTTCACACATCCCGTGGGTCGCCGCCGCCGGTGTTATTGGCTTTATAGGGAATGAACTGGTCGCCATGTACCGGATTCGCGTGGGCCGTAGGATTGGGTCCGCAGCGCTGGTTGCCGACGGTTATCACGCGCGCACGGATGGGTTCACGTCGCTGGCGGTCGTCGCCGGTGCGGCCGGTGCAGCGTTAGGTTACGACCTCGCTGATCCTATTGTTGGACTCCTGATCACGGCCGCGATCGTCGCAATTCTCTTCGCATCAGGGCGGGAAGTGTTGCGCCGGCTCCTGGACGGTATCGACCCCTCGATCTACGACACCGCCCTGGATGCGCTGCGTGCTGCGCCCGATACTTCAGAGGTGCGCTCCCTTCGTATCCGCTGGATCGGGCACGAAATGCACGCGGAAACCGAAGTGGATATTGCCCCCGAGTGCACACTTGCGGAGGCCCACGAGATCGCGCACCGCGCCGAACGCCGGATTAAAGAGGCGCTGCCCCGTGTGAGTGCCGCAGTCGTACATGCTTACCCGGCGCACGGACGCGTCCGCGGATCCAGTGGACGATCAGGCCGCGATGGCGGGTGA
- a CDS encoding ArsR/SmtB family transcription factor — MNADRKACRRRLQDDEVNLVVEIFRMLADPTRITILWALVDRELSVNEIAAVVGKPGPSVSQHLAKLRMARLVRTRRDGTQVFYRIENEHVRQLVTDAVFNAEHAGPGVPPHHRAESEIRLLHPSERVEEA; from the coding sequence ATGAATGCAGATAGGAAGGCATGCCGCCGACGCCTGCAGGATGACGAGGTGAACCTCGTCGTCGAGATCTTCCGTATGCTCGCCGATCCCACCCGCATCACGATCCTGTGGGCGCTGGTAGATCGGGAACTGTCCGTCAACGAAATTGCGGCTGTAGTAGGCAAGCCAGGACCGTCAGTGTCGCAGCATCTCGCGAAACTCCGCATGGCGCGGCTCGTTCGCACGCGGCGTGACGGGACGCAGGTTTTCTACCGGATCGAAAACGAGCACGTGCGGCAGCTCGTCACCGACGCTGTCTTCAACGCCGAGCATGCAGGTCCCGGTGTGCCACCGCACCATCGTGCCGAGAGCGAAATTCGCCTCCTTCATCCAAGTGAGCGCGTGGAGGAGGCATGA
- a CDS encoding MBL fold metallo-hydrolase — protein MDRVVTSGTFSLDGGTWDVDNNIWLVGDDSEVVIIDAAHSAEPIIEAVGNRRVKAIVCTHGHNDHVTVAPELAERLDAPILMNPEDDVLWEMTHPGIAYRSLEDGQRIDIAGTEIQAIHTPGHSPGSTCLYVPEVGQLFTGDTLFSGGPGATGRSYSDFPTIIGSIRDRLFALPPETVVNTGHGDGTTIGKESPHLEEWIRAAADD, from the coding sequence ATGGATAGGGTCGTCACCTCAGGGACGTTCAGCCTCGACGGTGGGACGTGGGACGTCGACAACAACATTTGGCTGGTCGGTGATGACTCCGAAGTGGTCATCATTGATGCCGCGCACTCCGCGGAACCCATTATCGAAGCTGTAGGCAACCGCAGGGTCAAAGCCATTGTCTGCACACACGGTCACAACGATCATGTCACCGTTGCGCCGGAACTGGCGGAGCGGCTCGATGCGCCGATTCTCATGAATCCCGAAGATGATGTCCTATGGGAGATGACGCACCCTGGCATTGCGTATCGGTCACTTGAGGATGGGCAGCGAATCGACATCGCTGGCACCGAGATCCAAGCGATCCACACCCCGGGCCATTCACCAGGATCGACCTGCCTGTACGTGCCCGAAGTCGGTCAGCTTTTCACCGGTGACACGTTGTTCTCTGGCGGGCCTGGCGCGACAGGACGGTCGTACTCCGACTTTCCGACAATCATCGGCTCGATTCGGGACCGGTTGTTCGCTCTCCCGCCTGAGACTGTCGTCAACACCGGGCACGGGGACGGTACGACGATCGGGAAGGAATCCCCTCACCTCGAAGAATGGATCCGAGCGGCAGCTGACGACTAG
- a CDS encoding S-(hydroxymethyl)mycothiol dehydrogenase, which produces MPQQVRGVVARSKGAPVELVDIVVPDPGPGEAVITVAACGVCHTDLTYRDGGISDDFPFLLGHEAAGTVEAVGPGVTSVEPGDFVVLNWRAVCGQCRACKRGRPHLCFSTFNASQKMTLTDGTVLSPALGIGAFADKTLVHAGQCTKVDSSADPAVVGLLGCGVMAGFGAAVNTGGVTRDDSIAVIGCGGVGAAAVMGARLVGARRIIAIDRDPRKLEWARALGATHTIDATSTDAVEAVKKLTNGDGANVVVDAVGRPETWKQAFYARDLAGTVVLVGVPTPDMRLEMPLLDFFSHGGALKSSWYGDCLPERDFPTMVDLFQQGRLPLEKFVSERISLDGVEHAFETMHRGEVLRSVVVW; this is translated from the coding sequence ATGCCGCAGCAGGTCCGTGGAGTCGTCGCCAGGTCGAAAGGGGCTCCCGTCGAACTTGTCGACATAGTTGTTCCAGATCCGGGTCCGGGTGAAGCCGTCATCACCGTCGCAGCGTGCGGTGTCTGCCATACCGATCTGACGTACCGCGACGGCGGGATCAGCGATGACTTCCCCTTCCTGCTCGGGCACGAGGCGGCCGGAACAGTTGAGGCTGTCGGACCCGGCGTGACATCCGTCGAGCCAGGCGACTTCGTCGTCCTCAACTGGAGAGCCGTTTGTGGGCAGTGCAGGGCGTGTAAACGCGGCCGCCCGCACCTCTGCTTCAGCACGTTCAACGCATCCCAGAAAATGACACTTACGGACGGAACCGTGCTGAGCCCCGCCCTCGGCATCGGTGCGTTCGCTGACAAAACTCTCGTCCACGCGGGGCAATGCACCAAAGTCGACTCCTCCGCGGACCCGGCAGTGGTGGGCCTTCTGGGTTGCGGAGTGATGGCTGGATTTGGTGCCGCCGTGAACACGGGCGGGGTCACCCGTGACGACTCTATCGCCGTGATCGGTTGCGGCGGTGTCGGAGCCGCAGCGGTAATGGGAGCTCGCCTGGTCGGCGCGCGACGAATAATCGCGATCGACCGTGACCCGCGGAAGCTCGAGTGGGCGCGAGCACTTGGAGCAACCCACACGATTGACGCCACCAGCACGGATGCCGTCGAGGCGGTGAAGAAACTCACGAACGGTGACGGAGCGAACGTCGTCGTGGATGCTGTGGGCAGGCCAGAAACGTGGAAACAGGCCTTCTACGCTCGAGATCTCGCTGGGACAGTTGTGCTGGTTGGTGTGCCTACACCTGACATGCGGCTGGAGATGCCGTTGCTTGACTTCTTCTCGCATGGTGGCGCGCTGAAGTCTTCGTGGTATGGCGACTGTCTGCCGGAACGGGACTTCCCCACAATGGTCGACCTCTTCCAGCAAGGCCGATTGCCGCTGGAAAAGTTTGTCAGTGAGCGCATTTCACTCGACGGTGTGGAACACGCATTCGAAACGATGCACCGCGGTGAGGTGCTGAGATCGGTGGTGGTTTGGTGA
- a CDS encoding SDR family oxidoreductase yields MTIAVTGAAGHLGRLAIDALQERGVAAGDIVAIVRDAARAADLSEAGVQVRVADYSDSQALTTALSGVGKLLLISGSEVGQRVAQHANIINAANAAGVTFVAYTSILAAQTSPLALAEEHKATEDLLGESGVQYVLLRNGWYWENYVSAIGTAKATGALFGAAGTGSVAAAARKDYAEAAAAILTSDETQAGKIYELGGDERLTYPELAEVLSGIVGAPVAYKNLAEEEYSRVLEEAGVPAPFAKVLANSDAGIAVGALDTTSGDLQRLLGRPSTPVAEVLGG; encoded by the coding sequence ATGACTATTGCCGTTACCGGAGCTGCCGGTCACCTTGGCCGGCTCGCCATCGACGCACTGCAGGAGCGCGGAGTCGCCGCTGGGGACATCGTCGCGATCGTTCGCGACGCCGCCAGAGCCGCTGACCTCAGTGAGGCTGGCGTACAGGTTCGCGTCGCCGATTACAGCGATTCTCAGGCGCTCACCACCGCGCTTAGTGGGGTCGGCAAGTTGCTGCTGATTTCCGGAAGTGAGGTCGGTCAGCGAGTAGCCCAGCACGCGAACATCATCAACGCCGCCAATGCGGCTGGCGTCACATTCGTCGCTTATACATCGATCCTCGCTGCGCAGACGAGTCCGCTGGCGCTCGCTGAGGAGCACAAAGCTACCGAAGACCTGCTCGGCGAATCAGGCGTGCAGTATGTGCTGCTACGCAATGGCTGGTATTGGGAGAACTACGTGTCCGCAATCGGAACCGCCAAGGCAACCGGTGCGCTGTTCGGTGCCGCCGGAACCGGGTCCGTCGCCGCTGCAGCCCGAAAAGACTACGCCGAAGCGGCCGCTGCGATCCTTACCTCCGACGAGACTCAGGCCGGCAAGATCTACGAACTTGGTGGTGACGAGCGTCTGACCTATCCAGAGTTGGCCGAGGTGCTGTCCGGCATCGTTGGTGCGCCAGTCGCATACAAGAACCTCGCGGAAGAGGAATACTCGAGAGTTCTCGAGGAAGCGGGCGTTCCGGCGCCCTTTGCGAAGGTCCTTGCGAACTCGGACGCTGGCATCGCTGTCGGTGCCCTCGATACCACCAGTGGCGATCTCCAGCGGTTGCTCGGGCGCCCGTCAACACCAGTGGCTGAGGTCCTTGGGGGCTGA
- a CDS encoding winged helix-turn-helix transcriptional regulator — MSTGPSPLGDVFARECASRPVLQNITGRWGVLVLAALADGTCRFSELRRHIDGVSERMLSQTLQNLERDGLVRRNVLTTIPPHVEYSLTGLGSRITEPLLALITLVEESVPEIVAAQTRHDRAG, encoded by the coding sequence ATGAGCACCGGCCCCTCCCCTTTGGGAGACGTCTTCGCCCGCGAATGCGCGTCCCGTCCTGTGCTGCAGAACATCACGGGAAGGTGGGGCGTGCTGGTCCTGGCGGCGCTGGCCGACGGCACCTGCAGGTTCTCGGAACTGCGCCGACATATCGACGGTGTCAGTGAGCGAATGCTCTCCCAGACCTTGCAGAACCTAGAGCGCGACGGGCTCGTGCGCCGCAATGTCCTGACCACAATCCCCCCGCATGTGGAGTACTCACTCACCGGCCTCGGAAGCCGCATCACAGAACCATTGCTTGCGCTCATCACGCTCGTTGAAGAGTCGGTCCCGGAAATCGTCGCGGCGCAGACTCGGCACGACCGCGCAGGTTGA
- a CDS encoding ABC transporter ATP-binding protein — MAEITYENASCIYESSDSLAVDSLNLQIEDGEFVVLVGPSGSGKSTALRMLAGLEDIDEGHIRIGGKDMVGVHPKDRDIAMVFQNYALYPNKTVGENMGFALKMRGIPADVRKKKVEEAAKVLDLTQFLDRKPAKLSGGQRQRVAMGRAIVREPQVFCMDEPLSNLDAKLRVQTRTQIAALQRKLGTTTVYVTHDQVEAMTMGDRVAVLKFGRLQQFASPSELYDRPANAFVAGFIGSPAMNLMTAPIVPNGVQIGNSVLELERDQIAALSRAGVETATVGVRPEHLELSSSGDGIDAVVDLVEALGSESYVYAHISGTDQQLTARSLSRAPARLAESVTLRKHGGAVHLFHPETGERIE, encoded by the coding sequence ATGGCTGAAATCACCTACGAAAACGCCTCATGCATCTACGAGAGCTCAGACTCGCTCGCGGTGGATTCACTCAATCTGCAGATCGAAGACGGCGAGTTCGTCGTCCTCGTGGGCCCATCCGGATCGGGGAAATCTACCGCCCTGCGGATGCTCGCCGGGCTCGAAGACATCGACGAAGGCCACATCCGGATCGGCGGGAAAGACATGGTCGGTGTGCACCCGAAGGACCGGGACATCGCGATGGTCTTCCAGAACTACGCGCTGTACCCAAACAAGACCGTCGGAGAGAACATGGGCTTCGCGCTGAAAATGCGTGGCATCCCTGCCGATGTCCGGAAGAAGAAGGTTGAAGAGGCCGCGAAGGTGCTCGACCTCACCCAGTTCCTCGATCGCAAGCCCGCGAAGCTGTCAGGCGGCCAGCGGCAACGTGTCGCCATGGGTCGCGCAATCGTCCGTGAACCGCAGGTCTTCTGTATGGACGAGCCGCTGTCGAACCTGGACGCGAAACTGCGGGTCCAGACTCGTACACAGATCGCTGCGCTTCAGCGGAAACTTGGAACAACCACCGTCTACGTGACGCACGACCAGGTCGAAGCCATGACAATGGGCGACCGCGTCGCGGTGCTCAAGTTCGGCAGACTGCAGCAGTTCGCCTCTCCTTCCGAGCTGTATGACCGGCCGGCAAACGCGTTCGTCGCGGGATTCATCGGCTCGCCTGCGATGAACCTGATGACGGCGCCGATCGTGCCAAATGGTGTGCAGATCGGAAACTCGGTTCTCGAGCTCGAACGCGATCAGATTGCGGCACTCAGCCGTGCCGGTGTCGAAACTGCCACGGTGGGTGTGCGGCCGGAACACCTCGAGTTGTCGTCCTCGGGCGACGGCATCGATGCGGTCGTCGACCTCGTGGAGGCGCTGGGCAGCGAGTCCTACGTGTACGCGCACATTTCAGGCACCGACCAGCAGTTGACTGCTCGCTCGCTGAGCAGGGCGCCCGCGCGGCTGGCGGAGTCGGTAACCCTGCGGAAGCACGGTGGCGCAGTGCACCTGTTCCACCCGGAGACTGGCGAACGCATCGAGTGA
- a CDS encoding carbohydrate ABC transporter permease, which produces MSTATTTNKASAAPAQNGRRHVKKSRKPSIWGVLAWIAALGFFFPVFWMVLTAFKQEADAYSDPPKLFFTPTLDQFRGVFETGVGISLMNSAFATVVSTILVLLLGVPAAFALSLRPVKRTKDALFFFISTKMLPIVAAIIPLYVIVSNIGLLDNIWALVILYTAMNLPIAVWMMRSFFLEVPGELLEAASMDGASLWTSVREVILPLVSPGIAATALICTIFSWNEFFFAVNLTAVQAQTIPVFMVGFITGEGLYWAQLSAAATMAALPVILAGWIAQNKLVRGLSFGAIK; this is translated from the coding sequence ATGAGCACCGCGACCACGACCAATAAGGCATCCGCTGCCCCGGCCCAGAATGGGCGCCGACACGTCAAGAAGAGTCGCAAGCCCAGCATCTGGGGTGTGCTGGCATGGATCGCAGCGCTCGGCTTCTTCTTTCCGGTCTTCTGGATGGTGCTGACGGCGTTCAAGCAGGAAGCTGACGCTTACTCGGACCCGCCGAAACTGTTCTTCACGCCAACGCTTGATCAGTTCCGCGGAGTATTCGAAACAGGCGTCGGAATCAGCCTCATGAACTCTGCTTTCGCTACCGTGGTGTCCACGATCCTCGTGCTGTTGCTCGGTGTGCCAGCAGCATTCGCGCTGTCACTCCGGCCGGTGAAGCGGACGAAGGACGCGTTGTTCTTCTTCATCAGCACGAAGATGCTTCCGATCGTCGCCGCGATCATTCCGCTCTATGTGATTGTTAGCAATATCGGACTGCTGGACAACATCTGGGCGCTGGTCATCTTGTACACGGCGATGAATCTGCCGATCGCGGTGTGGATGATGCGGTCCTTCTTCCTTGAGGTTCCGGGTGAACTTCTCGAGGCCGCCAGTATGGACGGTGCGAGCTTGTGGACCTCGGTCCGGGAAGTCATTCTTCCACTCGTTTCGCCAGGGATCGCGGCGACGGCATTGATTTGCACGATCTTCTCGTGGAATGAGTTCTTCTTCGCCGTGAACTTGACGGCCGTTCAGGCACAAACTATCCCGGTCTTCATGGTCGGCTTCATCACGGGAGAAGGCCTCTACTGGGCGCAGCTTTCCGCAGCCGCGACCATGGCCGCACTGCCCGTCATCCTCGCTGGCTGGATCGCCCAGAACAAGCTCGTTCGCGGCCTGTCCTTCGGCGCCATCAAGTAA